From Desulfonatronovibrio magnus, a single genomic window includes:
- a CDS encoding MotA/TolQ/ExbB proton channel family protein: MTDLFLKGGILMWPILACSITALAVILHKTMQYRSIMGQLSMSLKEVQQQRPPVLEPLISGLERHLGEKEIGIIGTKLVRRLERGLGTLSLISVISPLLGLTGTVLGMIKAFQSMAEVGTQVEPAILATGIWEALITTASGLLVAIAAHVAFHYLDSRMGEITLGMKEITLALSTKACEQEG, encoded by the coding sequence ATGACTGATTTGTTTCTTAAAGGCGGAATTCTCATGTGGCCCATCCTGGCCTGCTCCATTACGGCCCTGGCCGTTATCCTGCACAAGACCATGCAGTACAGAAGCATCATGGGCCAGTTGAGCATGTCTTTGAAGGAAGTCCAGCAGCAAAGGCCGCCTGTGCTGGAACCGCTGATAAGTGGTCTGGAAAGACACCTGGGAGAAAAGGAAATTGGCATAATCGGCACCAAGCTGGTCCGCAGGCTGGAGCGGGGGCTGGGCACTCTTTCTCTCATCTCAGTTATCAGCCCTCTGCTGGGGCTGACCGGAACAGTGCTGGGCATGATCAAGGCCTTTCAGTCCATGGCTGAAGTTGGGACACAGGTAGAACCGGCCATTCTGGCCACAGGCATCTGGGAAGCGCTCATCACCACTGCCTCAGGCCTGCTGGTGGCCATAGCAGCTCACGTAGCCTTTCACTACTTAGACAGCCGCATGGGAGAAATTACTCTGGGCATGAAGGAAATCACCCTGGCCCTGAGCACTAAGGCCTGTGAGCAGGAAGGTTGA
- a CDS encoding ExbD/TolR family protein: MEFERIRHRHTHIDIAPLVDMVFLLLLFFMLTYQVVADHGIELSLPEAETSQVQDLAEVEIIVDSKGILYVSGTQTSLDQLPGALNRLFVSKEQPLIIRADRQAHVGTLVGVMDAGRSSGFSKISVLTETK; the protein is encoded by the coding sequence ATGGAGTTTGAACGCATCAGGCACAGGCATACTCATATTGACATCGCTCCTCTGGTGGACATGGTTTTTCTGCTTCTTCTTTTCTTCATGCTCACCTATCAGGTAGTGGCTGACCACGGAATTGAACTCAGTCTGCCCGAGGCTGAGACATCCCAGGTCCAGGATTTGGCTGAGGTTGAAATCATTGTAGACTCAAAAGGGATTTTATACGTGAGTGGTACACAAACAAGTCTGGACCAGTTGCCCGGAGCCCTGAACAGGCTTTTCGTATCAAAGGAACAGCCCTTGATCATCCGGGCGGACAGGCAGGCCCATGTTGGAACTCTCGTGGGCGTAATGGACGCGGGCAGGTCTTCTGGATTCTCAAAAATCAGCGTGCTGACTGAAACAAAATAA
- a CDS encoding energy transducer TonB, with the protein MSHGNKISIWISIFLAFAAHGALFALPFKNQEPVEATFKSVSFVLVDPVPEQSQETRPKSEPLSEPVENNEPTPEPLPEPEPDPEPRPTPDPIPEPETEPVPIHKPEQEPGPIPEPEPKPEEKQTQYAEPETVSKHPVQESITPPDLRGPVQKDPLPAEPVQTAFGEPEGPRFNQRVIPEYPMRARRMGREGVVGLKLHIDEHGNLVQAEIIEKSGHGLDEAALKAVQQSTYYPASRNGQSVESRARLNIRFELR; encoded by the coding sequence ATGTCTCATGGAAACAAAATATCAATCTGGATCAGCATTTTTCTGGCTTTTGCAGCACATGGTGCTCTCTTTGCTCTGCCATTCAAAAATCAGGAACCTGTTGAGGCAACCTTCAAGTCTGTCAGCTTTGTCCTTGTTGACCCTGTGCCTGAACAGTCTCAAGAAACCAGACCAAAGTCTGAGCCATTGTCTGAGCCAGTCGAAAACAATGAGCCAACGCCGGAACCACTACCTGAGCCAGAGCCAGATCCTGAGCCAAGACCAACACCTGATCCCATTCCAGAACCTGAGACTGAGCCTGTACCGATTCATAAGCCAGAACAAGAGCCGGGACCCATACCAGAACCTGAGCCAAAACCTGAGGAAAAACAGACCCAGTATGCTGAACCAGAAACGGTCTCTAAACATCCTGTCCAGGAAAGTATCACCCCTCCTGATCTGCGCGGCCCTGTGCAAAAGGACCCATTACCCGCAGAGCCGGTGCAAACAGCCTTTGGTGAGCCTGAAGGCCCAAGGTTCAATCAGAGAGTCATCCCGGAATACCCCATGCGGGCCAGGCGCATGGGACGGGAAGGAGTGGTGGGGCTTAAGCTGCACATAGATGAGCATGGTAATCTTGTGCAGGCGGAAATTATTGAAAAATCCGGACATGGCCTGGATGAGGCCGCCCTCAAAGCTGTTCAGCAGTCAACCTATTATCCGGCCAGTCGTAACGGGCAGTCGGTAGAAAGCCGGGCCAGGCTGAACATACGGTTTGAATTGAGGTAA